In one Staphylococcus lutrae genomic region, the following are encoded:
- a CDS encoding ABC transporter permease, whose amino-acid sequence MTQRYILPCITFLLFLLIWQSVIWIGQYPPVLLPGPLQVGQSIWTFLVTGEIFIHLGISLYRFIIGFVLAIIVALPVGFLLGRSQTFLHAIEPLLQLLRPISPIAWSPFIVLWFGIGNAPAIVIIFIAAFFPIVFNTIKGVRTIDDHYLKIAQNLNLSGWSLYYNIIFPGAFKHMMSGIHIAVGTSWIFLVSGEMIGAQSGLGFLIVDSRNMLNLEDVLSAIFFIGIFGFLIDRCISYLEKLILKRFGEA is encoded by the coding sequence ATGACACAACGTTACATTCTGCCATGCATCACTTTTCTATTATTTTTGCTTATTTGGCAAAGCGTCATTTGGATTGGACAATATCCGCCTGTGTTATTACCGGGTCCACTTCAAGTTGGTCAAAGTATATGGACATTTTTAGTGACAGGGGAAATCTTTATACACCTTGGCATTAGCCTGTATCGCTTTATAATTGGATTTGTACTCGCGATCATTGTCGCATTACCCGTAGGCTTTTTATTAGGGCGTAGTCAAACTTTCCTACATGCCATTGAACCGTTACTCCAACTCTTAAGACCCATTTCACCTATCGCTTGGTCACCGTTTATTGTCTTATGGTTCGGGATTGGAAACGCACCCGCCATTGTCATCATTTTTATTGCGGCGTTTTTCCCTATCGTTTTCAACACCATTAAGGGCGTACGAACGATTGATGACCATTATTTAAAAATAGCCCAAAACCTCAACTTATCCGGTTGGTCGCTCTATTACAACATTATTTTCCCTGGAGCATTCAAGCATATGATGAGTGGGATTCATATTGCTGTCGGTACGAGTTGGATTTTCTTAGTATCAGGGGAAATGATTGGCGCACAATCCGGCCTTGGCTTTTTAATCGTAGACTCACGTAACATGCTCAATCTAGAGGATGTATTATCCGCAATCTTTTTTATCGGGATTTTCGGATTTTTAATTGACCGTTGCATTAGTTACTTAGAAAAATTAATACTTAAACGTTTTGGAGAAGCGTGA
- a CDS encoding acyl-CoA/acyl-ACP dehydrogenase — MKTIETLIDTELRPHVIAIDHGRYYAQPFLQQLLQQGFLTQDNLVQNAQTIEKVSYTCLTTGFCLWCQLAFSTYLKQAPQQALHQDLQQQVLSGEVFGATGLSNPMKSFNALEDFNLSHHYEGTTLVVNGKLPAVSNMGPHHYFGAISKQRDGEERVMFIIQASTEGLTLEEKSQFLGVNGSATYSVTFDNVIIPHDQIISTDAESFAAIIRPQFVALQIPIALGSIQSSLDLIDQFSNAQNGINAYLEYDVEAYQLQYQTLREQYYTLLNEKQGNLSDDLLEIIQLKKSLGYLLLDVNQASMVNGGSRAYSPIAPQVRKLKEGFFFAALTPTLRHLGKLEATFQTA, encoded by the coding sequence ATGAAAACGATCGAAACACTCATTGATACAGAACTCCGCCCTCATGTCATTGCGATTGATCATGGGCGCTATTATGCACAACCTTTTTTACAACAACTTTTACAGCAAGGATTCCTAACGCAAGACAACCTCGTTCAAAACGCACAAACTATAGAAAAAGTGTCTTATACTTGCTTAACGACTGGATTTTGCCTTTGGTGCCAACTGGCCTTTTCAACCTATTTAAAACAAGCACCTCAACAGGCACTTCATCAAGACTTACAGCAACAAGTTTTATCGGGAGAAGTATTCGGGGCTACGGGGCTTTCTAACCCAATGAAATCCTTCAATGCCTTAGAAGATTTCAATCTTTCCCACCACTATGAAGGGACAACATTAGTCGTAAATGGTAAGCTTCCTGCTGTCAGTAATATGGGGCCTCATCATTATTTTGGGGCGATTTCAAAACAACGTGATGGTGAAGAACGCGTGATGTTTATCATTCAAGCGTCTACAGAGGGACTTACTTTAGAAGAAAAGTCTCAATTCTTGGGTGTCAATGGTTCTGCTACATATAGCGTCACGTTCGACAACGTCATCATCCCACACGATCAAATCATCTCAACAGATGCAGAGTCCTTTGCTGCAATCATTCGTCCACAATTTGTCGCATTACAAATCCCAATCGCTTTAGGTTCAATCCAAAGTTCACTTGATTTAATCGATCAATTTTCAAATGCACAAAATGGCATCAATGCCTATTTAGAATACGATGTTGAAGCATACCAATTACAGTATCAGACGTTACGCGAGCAATATTATACATTATTGAATGAAAAACAAGGCAACTTAAGCGATGACTTACTCGAAATCATTCAATTGAAAAAATCATTGGGTTACTTGTTGCTCGATGTGAACCAAGCATCGATGGTCAATGGCGGATCGCGTGCCTATTCACCGATAGCGCCACAAGTAAGAAAATTAAAAGAAGGCTTCTTCTTTGCCGCATTAACGCCAACATTGCGTCACTTAGGTAAGCTTGAGGCGACATTCCAGACAGCATAA